A genome region from Hymenobacter tibetensis includes the following:
- a CDS encoding glutamine synthetase III family protein: protein MAILRFKALELVDQRKPLIIEGNGERRSDTFGKNVFNLEAMRATMPGEYFKKLQAAIKQSSPVEHSVADAVASAMKTWAMAKGATHYTHWFQPLTGATAEKHDSFFDLNSDGRPIENFKGSALVQQEPDASSFPNGGIRNTFEARGYTAWDPTSPAFIIETAGAKTLCIPTIFVAYTGEALDYKAPLLKSLAALERAAVDVCHYFDKDVNRVHTTLGIEQEYFLVDKALYAARPDLVMTGRTLFGHAPAKGQQLEDHYFGSIPARVHAFMLDFEEESTKLGIPLRTRHNEVAPHQFECAPTFEDANLAVDHNQLLMDIMERTADRHNFRALLHEKPFAGVNGSGKHNNWAMSTDTGVNLLAPGRRPKENLQFLAFFISTIKAVHTYGDLLRSSIASASNDHRLGANEAPPAIMSVFVGSMLDSVLDELERTAKLPLDKGDNIYLKLGIDKIPAILLDNTDRNRTSPFAFTGNKFELRAVGSSANCSSAMTTLNAIVAEQLIDFKTSVDRLIEQGKKKEVAIVEVLREYVISSKNIRFEGNGYSDEWKEEAAKRGLANVPTTPQALDALVTEEALSLFERHHIFSHVELHARHEILLEEYIKKIQIESRVMGDLAINHIIPTAVAYQTKLINNVRGLRELGLDDADSQVTVDTIKTISRHITIIKTTVDEMVNARKVANKIDDTRERALAYCDNVRAHFDTIRRSADKLELLVADEDWPLVKYRELLFRH, encoded by the coding sequence ATGGCAATTCTTCGCTTCAAAGCACTCGAGTTAGTTGACCAGCGTAAACCGCTGATAATAGAGGGCAATGGAGAGCGTCGCTCTGACACATTCGGTAAAAACGTCTTCAATCTTGAAGCTATGCGGGCTACAATGCCCGGAGAGTATTTCAAGAAACTGCAAGCCGCCATCAAGCAAAGCTCACCCGTAGAGCACAGTGTAGCCGATGCCGTGGCTTCAGCCATGAAAACCTGGGCCATGGCCAAAGGTGCGACGCACTACACCCACTGGTTTCAGCCGCTGACGGGCGCTACTGCCGAGAAGCACGATTCGTTCTTTGACTTGAATTCGGACGGCCGTCCGATCGAGAATTTCAAGGGCTCAGCGCTGGTACAGCAAGAGCCAGATGCCTCTTCGTTCCCGAACGGAGGTATTCGCAACACCTTCGAGGCGCGTGGCTACACGGCTTGGGACCCCACTTCGCCTGCTTTCATCATTGAAACGGCTGGTGCCAAAACGCTGTGTATCCCCACCATCTTTGTGGCCTACACCGGCGAAGCCCTAGACTACAAAGCGCCATTGCTTAAGTCGCTGGCCGCTTTGGAAAGAGCAGCCGTTGATGTATGTCATTACTTTGATAAAGATGTAAACCGCGTGCACACCACGCTGGGTATCGAGCAGGAGTACTTCCTAGTTGACAAGGCATTGTACGCAGCTCGTCCCGACCTCGTAATGACCGGTCGCACGCTGTTTGGCCACGCTCCGGCTAAAGGCCAGCAGCTGGAAGACCACTACTTCGGCTCTATTCCAGCTCGGGTACATGCTTTCATGCTGGACTTCGAAGAAGAGTCAACCAAGCTAGGTATTCCGTTGCGTACCCGTCATAACGAAGTAGCTCCGCACCAGTTCGAGTGCGCGCCTACCTTCGAAGACGCCAATCTAGCTGTCGACCACAACCAACTCCTGATGGATATCATGGAGCGGACGGCTGACCGCCACAACTTCCGGGCGCTGCTACACGAAAAGCCATTCGCCGGTGTGAACGGCTCGGGCAAGCACAACAACTGGGCAATGAGCACCGATACGGGTGTGAATTTGCTCGCCCCTGGTCGCCGGCCCAAAGAAAACCTCCAGTTCCTGGCGTTTTTCATCAGCACAATCAAGGCTGTGCATACCTACGGTGACTTGCTGCGTTCTAGCATTGCCTCCGCCTCCAATGACCACCGCCTTGGCGCCAACGAAGCACCTCCAGCTATCATGTCGGTGTTTGTGGGCTCTATGCTGGATTCGGTACTAGACGAGTTGGAGCGCACAGCGAAACTGCCGCTCGACAAAGGTGACAATATCTACTTGAAGCTTGGTATCGACAAGATTCCAGCCATCCTGCTAGACAATACCGACCGTAACCGTACATCGCCTTTCGCCTTCACCGGCAACAAGTTCGAGCTGCGTGCCGTAGGATCATCGGCAAACTGCTCGTCGGCCATGACGACGCTTAATGCCATTGTAGCAGAGCAACTGATCGACTTCAAAACGTCAGTTGACAGGCTCATCGAGCAAGGCAAGAAAAAAGAGGTAGCTATTGTAGAGGTGCTGCGGGAGTACGTGATCAGCTCGAAGAACATCCGTTTTGAAGGAAACGGCTACTCTGACGAGTGGAAAGAAGAGGCCGCCAAGCGGGGTCTGGCCAATGTACCCACAACTCCACAAGCATTAGATGCGCTGGTAACGGAAGAAGCATTATCTTTGTTCGAGCGCCACCACATCTTCTCGCACGTTGAGCTCCACGCTCGGCACGAAATTCTGCTGGAGGAGTACATCAAGAAGATTCAAATTGAAAGCCGCGTAATGGGTGATTTGGCCATAAACCACATCATTCCTACTGCGGTAGCCTACCAAACCAAGTTAATCAACAACGTACGGGGCCTGCGCGAACTAGGACTCGACGATGCCGATTCACAGGTAACCGTAGATACTATCAAAACTATTTCGCGTCACATTACCATCATTAAAACCACTGTGGATGAGATGGTAAATGCTCGTAAAGTAGCCAACAAGATTGACGATACCCGCGAACGGGCACTAGCCTATTGCGACAACGTCAGAGCACATTTCGACACCATTCGCCGCTCCGCCGACAAGCTGGAGTTGCTGGTGGCCGATGAGGACTGGCCCCTGGTAAAGTACCGCGAACTTTTGTTCCGGCACTAA
- a CDS encoding outer membrane beta-barrel protein, with amino-acid sequence MSFSSARYIRLSSIFHLSCFPSYLSLLSYPVHITLLCCLAACIVPLASQAQDIAPTTYHPFYVGVGANLGSYYLRWGGGYIREPFSFSPSLAVGIAIKPDWALQARVTAYEQSRSSNYSYVGSGLDPRKGKTTYVATTYRNRIVVVPLLLRSTLTRDVTRRLQVDVLLGVTLISTRIRSSGVSKDSVDTVILSSSENSSALNKPLTFGAGLRYKLTSNVELATEVLSSLHYAFLGFQPNANMQLELRYRFGPLKKS; translated from the coding sequence ATGAGTTTCAGTTCAGCCAGATACATCAGACTATCCTCTATATTTCATTTATCTTGTTTTCCATCTTACCTATCTCTTCTATCGTATCCCGTGCACATCACATTGCTATGCTGCTTGGCAGCCTGTATAGTCCCGCTAGCCAGCCAAGCGCAGGACATTGCTCCTACCACTTACCACCCCTTCTATGTAGGAGTGGGAGCTAATCTGGGCTCTTATTATCTAAGGTGGGGAGGAGGGTATATCCGCGAGCCTTTTAGCTTCTCCCCGTCCCTGGCTGTTGGCATTGCAATAAAACCTGACTGGGCGCTGCAGGCAAGAGTTACGGCGTACGAACAGAGCCGTAGCAGCAACTACTCCTATGTTGGCAGCGGCCTTGACCCCAGAAAAGGAAAAACAACATATGTTGCCACCACCTACCGTAACCGAATTGTAGTGGTGCCTCTGCTCCTGCGCTCTACCTTGACGCGGGATGTAACGCGGCGCTTACAAGTGGATGTGCTGCTGGGCGTTACGTTAATCAGCACTAGAATACGTAGTTCTGGAGTATCAAAAGACAGCGTCGATACTGTAATCTTATCCTCTAGTGAGAACTCTTCTGCCTTGAATAAACCCCTAACCTTTGGAGCGGGCCTGCGCTACAAGCTAACCTCAAACGTAGAACTAGCCACTGAAGTGCTATCCAGTCTTCATTATGCTTTTCTCGGTTTTCAGCCGAACGCCAATATGCAATTGGAGTTGCGTTACCGTTTCGGCCCCTTAAAGAAAAGTTAG
- a CDS encoding Panacea domain-containing protein has translation MENAVAVANYFVRKSLDSGIPVTPMKLVKLVYVAHGWYLGLTGEPLIAEGVQAWKYGPVVPSVYDNFKMYGGSPITEPAGTLSTNGQSVYYTLSRPELAAFLDKIWEEYKDYSAVELSALTHQERTPWFDTWHNKGGKANRAVPIANDAIQSHYQILASANVA, from the coding sequence ATGGAAAATGCAGTTGCAGTAGCTAATTACTTCGTCAGGAAGTCGTTGGATTCAGGCATTCCTGTCACGCCCATGAAGCTTGTGAAGCTCGTGTACGTAGCACACGGCTGGTATTTGGGCCTAACGGGGGAGCCACTGATTGCCGAAGGAGTGCAAGCATGGAAATATGGCCCGGTAGTGCCTTCGGTATACGACAATTTCAAAATGTACGGGGGGTCTCCCATCACGGAGCCAGCCGGTACGCTAAGCACCAACGGCCAGAGCGTGTACTACACCCTGAGCCGACCTGAACTGGCCGCCTTCCTCGACAAAATTTGGGAAGAGTACAAAGACTACTCCGCCGTGGAACTATCGGCGCTGACGCACCAAGAGCGTACGCCCTGGTTTGATACGTGGCACAACAAGGGCGGTAAAGCCAACCGGGCAGTGCCCATTGCCAACGATGCCATTCAGTCGCACTACCAGATTCTAGCGAGTGCCAACGTCGCCTAA
- a CDS encoding GNAT family N-acetyltransferase — translation MKLPLSLRATPVSVVPLLETPDLLLRGPHPNDLADAVTMHAEPAFYRFLGNKPHSHEEVWRRLLGQLGHWAMLGYGSWAIEEKITGRYIGTIGFFDFQRELTPSISGTPEAGWVLTPRVHGKGYASQALQAALHWADTHLGAERITCIIDPGNAASLRLAGKFNFQEVARTTYHNDPIVLLERRR, via the coding sequence ATGAAGCTTCCCCTAAGCCTGCGGGCTACTCCAGTTTCCGTAGTACCACTACTGGAAACGCCTGACTTGCTACTCCGAGGTCCCCACCCCAACGACTTGGCCGATGCCGTGACCATGCACGCTGAGCCTGCCTTTTACCGCTTCCTAGGCAACAAGCCCCACTCCCACGAGGAGGTATGGCGCCGTCTACTGGGTCAGCTCGGTCACTGGGCCATGCTGGGGTATGGTTCGTGGGCTATTGAAGAGAAGATCACCGGCCGCTATATCGGCACTATTGGGTTCTTCGACTTTCAGCGTGAACTCACGCCCTCCATCAGCGGCACGCCCGAGGCCGGCTGGGTGCTGACGCCACGCGTGCACGGCAAAGGATACGCTAGTCAGGCATTGCAAGCTGCACTGCATTGGGCTGATACGCACCTTGGCGCCGAGCGCATCACGTGCATTATCGACCCAGGTAACGCGGCCTCTCTGCGCCTAGCTGGCAAATTCAACTTCCAGGAAGTTGCCCGTACCACCTACCATAATGATCCAATAGTCTTGCTGGAGCGACGCCGTTGA
- a CDS encoding STAS/SEC14 domain-containing protein has translation MPIELTNGFGKVYLTIEHDAANQWVYNNWIGYQTYIGIIAGADACLHPLGENRCPYLLNDNRQVIGPWNHAVEWLATDWAPRASRQGLTHFAHVVSPESLAATSAEAMYLGINGQIQMRMFSEIDEAQAWLREAQKHATTP, from the coding sequence ATGCCCATAGAACTAACAAACGGGTTCGGTAAGGTCTATCTCACCATTGAGCACGATGCCGCCAACCAGTGGGTCTACAACAACTGGATTGGCTATCAGACCTACATCGGCATTATTGCTGGCGCCGATGCCTGCCTGCACCCCCTAGGCGAAAACCGCTGCCCCTACCTACTCAACGACAACCGCCAGGTTATCGGCCCCTGGAACCACGCCGTGGAATGGCTAGCCACCGACTGGGCCCCGCGGGCCAGCCGGCAGGGCCTTACCCACTTCGCCCACGTCGTTAGTCCCGAGTCACTGGCCGCTACGTCAGCCGAGGCAATGTACCTCGGCATCAACGGCCAGATTCAGATGCGCATGTTCTCGGAAATAGACGAGGCCCAGGCGTGGCTGCGCGAAGCCCAAAAACATGCCACTACCCCCTGA
- a CDS encoding HAD family hydrolase, producing MKGFIFDLNGTMIHDMEYHTRAWQHLFNHDLGGNFTWEEVKPQMYGKNQEVLVRMFGADRFTEAEMDRLSLEKEKRYQQEFLPHLQLLPGLPAFLEQAYQQNIPMAIGSAAIPFNIDFVLDTLHIRHYFSTIVSADDVVLSKPHPETFLKAATQLGVPPTECVVFEDVPKGAEAAHNAGMKAVVLTTTHEAHEFTHLPNVLHFAADFNDEFMKTLL from the coding sequence ATGAAAGGCTTCATTTTCGATTTGAATGGTACCATGATCCACGACATGGAGTATCATACAAGAGCCTGGCAACACCTGTTCAACCACGACTTGGGCGGCAATTTCACCTGGGAAGAAGTTAAGCCCCAGATGTATGGCAAAAACCAGGAGGTACTGGTACGGATGTTTGGCGCCGACCGCTTTACGGAAGCAGAAATGGATCGTCTGTCGCTGGAAAAGGAAAAGCGCTACCAGCAGGAGTTTCTTCCGCACTTGCAGCTGCTGCCCGGTTTGCCGGCTTTTCTGGAGCAAGCCTACCAGCAGAACATCCCCATGGCAATTGGATCGGCCGCTATTCCCTTCAACATCGATTTTGTACTCGATACCTTACATATCCGGCACTACTTCAGCACCATTGTCAGCGCCGACGACGTTGTCTTAAGCAAACCGCACCCCGAAACTTTCCTTAAGGCCGCAACCCAATTGGGAGTGCCGCCCACCGAATGCGTGGTATTCGAAGACGTTCCGAAAGGCGCTGAAGCCGCTCACAATGCGGGCATGAAAGCTGTAGTGCTAACCACCACGCACGAAGCGCATGAATTCACGCACCTGCCCAACGTGTTGCATTTTGCTGCCGACTTCAACGACGAGTTTATGAAGACGCTCTTGTAA